From a single Sander vitreus isolate 19-12246 chromosome 4, sanVit1, whole genome shotgun sequence genomic region:
- the LOC144516483 gene encoding red-sensitive opsin-like, producing the protein MAEEWGKQAFAARRYNEDTTTSGGFVYVNSNNTRGPFEGPNYHIAPRWVYHVATLWMSVVVVASVFTNGLVLVATAKFKKLRHPLNWILVNLAFADIMETLLASTISVCNQFFGYFILGHPMCIFEGYTVACCGIAGLWSLTIISFERWIIVCKPFGNVKFDAKMAIAGIVFCWVWAAFWTAPPVFGWSRYWPHGLKTSCGPDVFSGNTDPGVQSYMITLMITCCFIPLSIIIVCYLAVFMAIHSVAMQQKESESTQKAEREVSRMVVVMIFAYCFCWGPYTVFVCYGAANPGYAFHPLAASMPAYFAKSATIWNPVIYVFMNRQFRSCIMQMFGKQVDDGSEVSSSKTEVSSVAPA; encoded by the exons ATGGCAGAAGAGTGGGGAAAACAGGCATTTGCTGCCAGGCGGTACAATGAAGATACAACAACGAGTGGAGGCTTTGTTTACGTAAACAGCAATAATACCAGAG gtcCCTTTGAGGGTCCAAATTACCACATTGCTCCGCGATGGGTTTACCACGTTGCAACACTGTGGATGTCCGTGGTGGTTGTCGCATCGGTCTTCACCAACGGTCTCGTCTTGGTGGCCACGGCAAAGTTCAAGAAACTCCGTCACCCTCTGAACTGGATCTTGGTAAATCTTGCATTTGCTGATATAATGGAGACACTTCTCGCCAGCACCATCAGTGTATGCAACCAGTTCTTTGGTTACTTCATTCTGGGACACCCAATGTGCATCTTTGAGGGCTACACTGTCGCATGTTGTG GCATTGCTGGTCTCTGGTCCCTCACTATCATCTCCTTTGAGAGATGGATAATTGTGTGCAAACCTTTTGGAAATGTTAAGTTTGATGCCAAAATGGCCATCGCTGGAATAGTGTTCTGCTGGGTTTGGGCAGCGTTTTGGACTGCTCCCCCCGTCTTTGGATGGAGCAG GTACTGGCCTCATGGACTGAAGACTTCCTGTGGACCTGATGTATTCAGTGGAAATACAGACCCTGGAGTCCAGTCCTACATGATTACTCTTATGATTACATGTTGCTTCATTCCTCTTAGCATCATCATTGTTTGCTACCTTGCAGTATTTATGGCTATCCATTCA GTTGCTATGCAGCAGAAGGAATCAGAGTCAACCCAGAAAGCTGAGAGAGAAGTATCCAGAATGGTCGTTGTCATGATTTTCGCATATTGTTTCTGCTGGGGACCTTACACCGTTTTTGTCTGCTATGGTGCGGCTAACCCTGGATATGCCTTCCATCCTCTGGCTGCTTCCATGCCTGCATACTTTGCAAAAAGCGCCACCATCTGGAACCCAGTTATATATGTCTTCATGAACCGGCAG TTCCGTTCATGTATCATGCAAATGTTTGGCAAACAAGTGGATGATGGCTCTGAGGTATCCTCATCAAAGACAGAGGTCTCCTCCGTGGCTCCTGCGTAA
- the gnl3l gene encoding guanine nucleotide-binding protein-like 3-like protein gives MSKAKQKRAKRLGFLGKFKTKDGQKDDALGRTKNSEQSSVQHVKVSRNPDEIRKQRLQDLQDRQKISRERDLMKRRNLQSFQNDILQRQREFEQKETEMQSLEKNVNFENENSRKAYYREFKKVVEASDVILEVLDARDPLGCRCPQVEQAVIQSGMNKKIVLILNKIDLVSKEIVEKWIKYLRNEFPTVAFKASTQQQTKNLKRSKVPVTQATTELLSTSACIGADCLMKLLGNYCRNLDIKTAITVGVVGFPNVGKSSLINSLKRARACNIGATPGVTKCLQEVHLDKHIKLLDCPGIVMATSTTDAAMILRNCVKIEQLVDPLSPVEAILRRCNKAQIMEHYGVSDFHTALEFLAMLARRQGKLRKGGLPDTDKAAKSVLMDWTGGRISYFTHPPETHTLPTHVSAEIVTEMGKAFDWDELEKGNQEVLAESSCPDIQLGFCMETTGMTQGGQGETPSDLEVVGGSLEESEFKDETESMEDGQDPEFGPMTVEIKSQRSKTVLPSNDAASRAPDLKDILDVDPLQQGQALLAAGKRRKKQQKRADKIATKLSDTLTAAMDFSFSDS, from the exons ATGTCCAAAGCTA aacaaaaacGAGCTAAACGTCTCGGCTTCCTCGGGAAATTTAAG ACTAAAGATGGACAAAAGGATGATGCTTTGGGGCGGACAAAGAATTCAGAGCAGTCGTCTGTGCAGCATGTCAAAGTCAGCAGAAACCCAGATGAAATCCGGAAGCAAAGG CTTCAGGACCTCCAGGACAGGCAGAAAATCTCTAGAGAACGAGACCTGATGAAGAGAAGGAATTTGCAAAGCTTTCAGAATGACATCCTACAGCGACAAAGAGAGTTTGAGCAGAAG GAGACAGAGATGCAGAGTTTGGAGAAGAATGTCAATTTTGAAAATGAGAATTCAAGAAAGGCATATTATAGAGAATTTAAAAAG gtagtGGAGGCCTCAGATGTGATTTTGGAGGTTTTGGATGCACGTGACCCTCTTGGCTGCAGATGTCCTCAGGTGGAGCAGGCAGTCATTCAAAGTGGAATGAACAAGAAGATAGTTTTAATACTTAATAAAATTG ATTTGGTGTCAAAGGAAATTGTGGAAAAGTGGATTAAGTATCTTCGTAATGAGTTTCCTACAGTGGCTTTCAAAGCATCTACTCAGCAACAGACCAAGAACTTG AAACGCAGTAAAGTACCAGTTACACAAGCCACCACAGAGCTTCTTAGCACCAGTGCTTGTATTGGTGCAGATTGCTTGATGAAGCTACTTGGCAACTACTGCCGTAACCTAGACATAAAAACGGCCATCACCGTAGGTGTTGTAG GTTTTCCTAACGTGGGAAAGAGTAGTTTGATCAACAGTTTGAAACGGGCACGAGCATGTAATATCGGAGCCACTCCTGGTGTCACCAA GTGCCTTCAAGAGGTGCATTTGGACAAACACATTAAGCTTCTCGATTGCCCCGGCATTGTCATGGCAACTTCAACGACTGATGCAGCAATGATTCTTCGAAACTGTGTGAAAATTGAACAGCTTGTAGATCCTCTTTCCCCTGTTGAAGCCATCCTTCGACGCTGCAACAAGGCCCAG ATCATGGAGCACTACGGAGTTTCAGACTTTCACACAGCTCTGGAGTTCTTGGCAATGCTTGCTCGACGTCAAGGCAAACTAAGAAAGGGAGGACTGCCTGACACTGACAAAGCTGCAAAGAGCGTGTTAATGGACTGGACAGG GGGAAGGATCAGCTACTTTACGCACCCTCCAGAGACGCACACTCTTCCCACACATGTCAGCGCTGAGATTGTTACAGAGATGGGTAAAGCTTTTGACTGGGATGAGCTGGAAAAAGGAAATCAGGAGGTTCTTGCAG AGTCCTCTTGTCCTGACATCCAACTGGGATTTTGCATGGAAACCACTGGAATGACACAAGGTGGCCAGGGTGAAACACCTTCTGACCTGGAAGTGGTGGGGGGGTCCTTGGAAGAGTCAGAATTTAAAGACGAAACTGAGTCTATGGAGGATGGCCAGGACCCAGAG TTTGGACCAATGACAGTGGAGATTAAATCTCAGAGGTCAAAGACTGTCTTGCCTTCAAATGATGCTGCATCCAGGGCTCCAGATTTAAAGGATATCTTGGATGTAGATCCTCTACAGCAGGGTCAGGCACTCCTGGCTGCCGGCAAGAGGaggaaaaagcaacagaaaagaGCTG ACAAAATTGCCACCAAACTATCAGACACCTTGACAGCTGCAATGGACTTCTCATTTTCAGATagctga